From Lolium perenne isolate Kyuss_39 chromosome 5, Kyuss_2.0, whole genome shotgun sequence, a single genomic window includes:
- the LOC127300753 gene encoding protein ENHANCED DOWNY MILDEW 2 isoform X2, producing MAVIKMPVSRRRKAKGEQGSNPNRAGGETPVKKRGACVLCDDGGDLICCDGGCQRSFHPTEEHGEDSMCATLGMPEEQWQKHVAQGDAALYTCKNCQYKQHQCFACGLLGSSDLASGPEVFQCKHQKCGHFYHPNCVAKLLNPDSKTRAVLHVQHIAGGLEFECPVHQCKSCKEAENKDYKEMQFAVCRRCPTAYHRKCLPSDISFEESEETGNPRRAWEKILHKQILIYCMKHEIQPDLGTPMRDHIFFPDGRNPVASKRARGTPQEHDILEKDEQLDRPSSSKPSQSPQPAEIGHHRVKPIDSFAPKHLFLRPQPGSCGWLDE from the exons ATGGCCGTGATAAAGATGCCAGTGAGCAGGCGCCGGAAGGCGAAGGGGGAACAGGGCAGCAACCCAAACAGGGCCGGCGGCGAGACGCCTGTTAAGAAG AGGGGTGCCTGTGTACTGTGCGACGATGGTGGTGATTTAATCTG ttgtgatggtggatgtcaGAGGTCCTTTCACCCAACCGAAGAACATGGTGAAGACTCAATGTGCGCAACCCTTGGGATGCCTGAAGAACAGTGGCAAAAGCATGTAGCACAAGGG GATGCGGCCTTGTATACCTGCAAGAACTGCCAGTATAAGCAGCATCAGTGTTTTGCTTGTGGATTGTTGGGGTCTTCAGACTTGGCATCAGGACCTGAG GTATTCCAATGTAAGCATCAAAAGTGTGGGCACTTTTACCACCCTAACTGTGTTGCTAAACTACTCAACCCTGATAGCAAAACCCGGGCCGTACTTCATGTGCAACATATTGCTGGTGGACTGGAATTTGAGTGTCCTGTGCATCAATGTAAGTCGTGTAAGGAAGCAGAGAACAAGGATTATAAAGAGATGCAATTTGCAGTTTGTAGGCGCTGTCCAACTGCATACCACCGGAAGTGCTTGCCAAG TGATATTTCCTTCGAAGAGTCTGAAGAAACGGGTAATCCACGGAGGGCGTGGGAGAAAATTCTACACAAACAAATTTTAATCTACTGCAT GAAGCATGAAATTCAACCAGATCTGGGAACTCCCATGAGGGATCATATTTTCTTTCCAGATGGGAGAAATCCTGTTGCATCAAAAAGGGCTAGAGGTACACCTCAGGAGCATGATATACTCGAAAAAGATGAGCAACTCGACCGCCCCTCGTCCTCCAAACCATCTCAGTCCCCTCAGCCGGCAGAAATTGGCCATCATCGGGTGAAGCCCATTGATTCATTTGCGCCAAAGCACTTGTTCCTGCGTCCTCAACCAGGCTCATGTGGCTGGCTTGACGAGTGA
- the LOC127300753 gene encoding protein ENHANCED DOWNY MILDEW 2 isoform X1 — MAVIKMPVSRRRKAKGEQGSNPNRAGGETPVKKVKRGACVLCDDGGDLICCDGGCQRSFHPTEEHGEDSMCATLGMPEEQWQKHVAQGDAALYTCKNCQYKQHQCFACGLLGSSDLASGPEVFQCKHQKCGHFYHPNCVAKLLNPDSKTRAVLHVQHIAGGLEFECPVHQCKSCKEAENKDYKEMQFAVCRRCPTAYHRKCLPSDISFEESEETGNPRRAWEKILHKQILIYCMKHEIQPDLGTPMRDHIFFPDGRNPVASKRARGTPQEHDILEKDEQLDRPSSSKPSQSPQPAEIGHHRVKPIDSFAPKHLFLRPQPGSCGWLDE; from the exons ATGGCCGTGATAAAGATGCCAGTGAGCAGGCGCCGGAAGGCGAAGGGGGAACAGGGCAGCAACCCAAACAGGGCCGGCGGCGAGACGCCTGTTAAGAAGGTGAAG AGGGGTGCCTGTGTACTGTGCGACGATGGTGGTGATTTAATCTG ttgtgatggtggatgtcaGAGGTCCTTTCACCCAACCGAAGAACATGGTGAAGACTCAATGTGCGCAACCCTTGGGATGCCTGAAGAACAGTGGCAAAAGCATGTAGCACAAGGG GATGCGGCCTTGTATACCTGCAAGAACTGCCAGTATAAGCAGCATCAGTGTTTTGCTTGTGGATTGTTGGGGTCTTCAGACTTGGCATCAGGACCTGAG GTATTCCAATGTAAGCATCAAAAGTGTGGGCACTTTTACCACCCTAACTGTGTTGCTAAACTACTCAACCCTGATAGCAAAACCCGGGCCGTACTTCATGTGCAACATATTGCTGGTGGACTGGAATTTGAGTGTCCTGTGCATCAATGTAAGTCGTGTAAGGAAGCAGAGAACAAGGATTATAAAGAGATGCAATTTGCAGTTTGTAGGCGCTGTCCAACTGCATACCACCGGAAGTGCTTGCCAAG TGATATTTCCTTCGAAGAGTCTGAAGAAACGGGTAATCCACGGAGGGCGTGGGAGAAAATTCTACACAAACAAATTTTAATCTACTGCAT GAAGCATGAAATTCAACCAGATCTGGGAACTCCCATGAGGGATCATATTTTCTTTCCAGATGGGAGAAATCCTGTTGCATCAAAAAGGGCTAGAGGTACACCTCAGGAGCATGATATACTCGAAAAAGATGAGCAACTCGACCGCCCCTCGTCCTCCAAACCATCTCAGTCCCCTCAGCCGGCAGAAATTGGCCATCATCGGGTGAAGCCCATTGATTCATTTGCGCCAAAGCACTTGTTCCTGCGTCCTCAACCAGGCTCATGTGGCTGGCTTGACGAGTGA
- the LOC139831543 gene encoding uncharacterized protein encodes MVAERAVQDELLKKHLAAAQNRMKMYADRQRAEKTFQVGDKVLLKLQPYAQSTVVNRPYPKLAHKFFGPYTILERIGQVAYKLELPSECRVHNVFHVSQLKEYMADFTPVFSELPPLPLLDSKETKPERVLDRRLVKKGNTAIVQVQVKWTGIPTEAATWEDWNTLKNQFPAVGAWGQAQFPGEEDVTTTPEP; translated from the coding sequence ATGGTAGCTGAACGAGCCGTACAAGATGAGCTGCTCAAGAAACATTTGGCTGCAGCACAGAATCGAATGAAGATGTATGCAGATAGGCAACGCGCAGAGAAAACGTTCCAGGTGGGTGACAAGGTACTCCTCAAACTTCAGCCATATGCACAATCAACTGTGGTGAACAGGCCTTATCCCAAGCTGGCGCACAAGTTCTTTGGTCCTTATACCATACTGGAGCGCATCGGGCAGGTGGCGTACAAACTGGAGCTGCCGAGTGAATGTAGGGTGCACAATGTTTTTCACGTCTCCCAGCTGAAGGAGTACATGGCGGATTTTACACCAGTATTTTCCGAACTTCCTCCATTGCCACTGCTTGACTCCAAGGAAACAAAACCAGAGAGAGTACTGGACAGACGCCTCGTCAAGAAAGGGAATACTGCAATCGTGCAAGTGCAAGTGAAGTGGACAGGCATCCCAACAGAGGCGGCTACTTGGGAAGATTGGAACACGCTGAAGAATCAATTTCCAGCCGTTGGTGCTTGGGGACAAGCACAATTTCCAGGGGAGGAAGATGTCACGACCACGCCAGAGCCTTAG
- the LOC127303789 gene encoding uncharacterized protein, which produces MDGQINVWNTATRTLQGTLEGSESGFEWLKWHPRCHLIIAGSEDCNIWVWNADHNAFPSIFAGHSSTVTCGDFTPDGKLICSGSDDATLRIWDLESAQCRHVVRGHGYHTQGLTCLAITWDSQSIVSGSQDNSVCIVNINSGQVVGSLVGHTNSVECMGISPRYNWVATGSIDQTLIIWDLTHQAIRSTCEHDEGVTCLAWLGSSKYVASGCVDGMVLI; this is translated from the exons ATGGATGGACAGATAAATGTATGGAATACAGCTACACGAACACTTCAGGGAACCCTTGAGGGCTCTGAATCAGGCTTTGAG TGGCTTAAATGGCATCCGCGATGTCACTTGATAATTGCCGGATCAGAAGACTGTAATATATGGGTGTGGAATGCCGACCACAATGCCTTTCCGAGTATATTTGCTGGCCACAGTAGCACAGTGACATGTGGTGACTTTACCCCTGATG GTAAGCTTATTTGTAGCGGATCAGATGATGCAACATTGAGGATATGGGACCTTGAAAGTGCACAATGCAGACATGTTGTTCGGG GTCATGGCTATCACACTCAAGGATTGACATGTTTAGCTATTACATGGGACTCCCAGTCCATTGTTAGTGGCTCTCAGGACAATTCCGTGTGCATTGTGAATATAAACTCAGGCCAG GTTGTTGGTTCATTAGTGGGCCACACTAACTCGGTCGAGTGCATGGGCATCTCACCAAG GTATAACTGGGTGGCCACAGGGAGCATTGATCAGACTCTCATTATCTGGGACCTCACTCATCAAGCAATTCGATCCACTTGCGAGCATGAT GAGGGCGTGACGTGCCTGGCGTGGCTGGGTTCGTCGAAGTATGTAGCATCAGGATGCGTCGATGGCATGGTGCTCATCTAG